From Erwinia pyri, a single genomic window includes:
- a CDS encoding type III secretion system chaperone, with protein sequence MSATEQLNHFLNLYGRRIKAPLSLKEGVCALFDRHQQEVAIIELPQGSDSVLFHCRIETLQGDAAPERLKTLLALNFEMNAMRGCWLALDAEESLRLCSQLPVATLDERLFAQSLEGFMLQAQQVREFIMELHQPA encoded by the coding sequence ATGTCAGCCACTGAACAGCTTAACCATTTTCTGAACCTTTATGGCCGCAGGATAAAGGCCCCGTTGAGTTTAAAGGAGGGCGTGTGCGCCCTGTTTGATCGGCACCAGCAGGAGGTGGCGATTATCGAGCTGCCGCAGGGGAGCGACAGCGTGCTCTTTCACTGCCGGATCGAGACGTTACAAGGCGATGCCGCTCCTGAGAGGTTGAAAACGCTGCTTGCGCTGAACTTCGAGATGAATGCCATGCGGGGGTGCTGGCTGGCGCTGGATGCTGAAGAGAGCCTCAGGCTCTGCAGCCAGCTTCCCGTTGCGACTCTGGATGAGCGGCTGTTTGCACAAAGCCTGGAGGGGTTTATGCTGCAGGCGCAGCAGGTCCGGGAGTTCATCATGGAGCTCCATCAGCCAGCGTGA
- a CDS encoding iron-containing alcohol dehydrogenase, with translation MSTSQMIANRHTFFGRGSLRELLPLLQKEVQPTLLFCGRSFLQSATWQALKDDLTPLLLGHEIVSHEASPDEIDSWVARWRGKVARVVAIGGGSVLDAAKAFAALSQHPLNTLRYLEKVGDTPVTGATLPLIAVPTTAGTGSEVTQNAVVTDKAGIKVKASLRHANFVPDIAILDPDLLRGAPDHVLACCAIDAFTHLFEAYLSSKGNFFSRQTALTGMRAFISAWPHLNRDDEQGDRAREQMMFASWQGGLSLSMAGLGVIHGIAGELGAIKDYHHGEVCGRLLLPFLTILSKTEDEQQQLLMDDLATALFPGFTLPPARMLQHWLRDNAITPFWHDAQPLTAEEAEWILARANSKNSLVSYSEEEQRFMLEEAYSIA, from the coding sequence ATGAGCACCAGCCAGATGATAGCTAACCGTCACACCTTTTTTGGCCGCGGAAGCCTGCGTGAACTGCTGCCGCTGCTGCAGAAAGAGGTTCAGCCTACCTTACTCTTTTGTGGTCGCTCCTTTCTGCAAAGCGCGACGTGGCAGGCGCTGAAAGACGATCTGACGCCGCTGCTGCTGGGGCATGAGATTGTCAGCCACGAAGCCTCGCCTGATGAGATCGACAGCTGGGTGGCGCGCTGGCGTGGTAAGGTCGCACGGGTAGTCGCCATTGGCGGCGGCAGCGTGCTGGATGCGGCAAAAGCCTTTGCGGCGCTGAGCCAGCATCCGCTCAACACCTTGCGCTATCTGGAAAAAGTCGGCGACACGCCGGTTACTGGCGCTACGCTGCCGCTGATTGCTGTTCCTACCACGGCGGGCACCGGCAGCGAGGTTACGCAGAACGCCGTGGTCACAGACAAAGCCGGGATTAAAGTGAAAGCCTCGCTGCGCCACGCCAACTTTGTCCCTGATATTGCGATTCTGGACCCTGACCTGCTGCGCGGCGCGCCCGATCATGTGCTGGCGTGCTGTGCGATTGACGCCTTCACCCACCTGTTTGAAGCTTACCTTTCCAGTAAAGGCAATTTCTTCAGCCGTCAGACAGCCCTGACGGGAATGCGGGCATTTATCAGCGCCTGGCCGCATCTCAATCGCGATGATGAACAGGGTGACAGAGCGCGCGAGCAGATGATGTTTGCTTCCTGGCAAGGGGGCTTGTCGCTGAGCATGGCCGGTTTAGGGGTGATCCACGGCATTGCCGGAGAGCTGGGGGCGATAAAGGATTACCATCATGGTGAAGTGTGCGGGCGTTTACTGCTGCCCTTCCTGACGATACTCAGTAAGACGGAAGATGAACAGCAGCAGCTGTTAATGGATGATTTAGCCACGGCACTGTTCCCGGGGTTTACCCTGCCGCCAGCCAGAATGTTGCAACACTGGCTCAGGGACAACGCCATCACCCCCTTCTGGCACGATGCGCAGCCGCTGACGGCAGAGGAAGCAGAGTGGATCCTCGCACGCGCCAACAGCAAAAATTCGCTGGTGAGCTACAGCGAAGAGGAGCAGCGATTTATGCTGGAAGAGGCTTACTCGATCGCTTAA
- a CDS encoding RcnB family protein, whose translation MKKTTLALLMTVFTASTLFSAVTQADGPPGQQWHQQGGHGGPDGHGGPGRGPDHGHDGRGDYHGHDDRGRGPDRHYESRDRFAWQGHDFRRGERMPPRFRGDDYRVSNWHERGLREPPRGEHWAYIDGNYVLIAAATGIITSILLNNAFN comes from the coding sequence ATGAAAAAAACGACTCTGGCACTTTTGATGACCGTCTTTACAGCGAGCACCCTGTTCTCTGCCGTGACGCAGGCTGATGGGCCTCCGGGACAGCAGTGGCATCAGCAGGGTGGACACGGTGGCCCCGACGGCCACGGTGGCCCGGGTCGTGGCCCGGACCATGGCCATGATGGCCGCGGCGACTATCATGGCCATGACGATCGTGGACGGGGTCCGGATCGTCATTATGAATCGCGCGACCGCTTTGCCTGGCAGGGCCATGACTTCCGTCGTGGGGAACGCATGCCGCCACGCTTCCGCGGTGACGATTATCGCGTGAGTAACTGGCACGAGCGTGGGCTGCGTGAGCCGCCTCGCGGCGAACACTGGGCTTATATTGACGGCAACTATGTGCTGATTGCCGCAGCGACCGGCATTATTACCTCTATCCTGCTGAATAACGCCTTCAACTAA
- a CDS encoding LysR family transcriptional regulator has protein sequence MKLDITLLHAVVAVAKAGGFREAARVTGSNPSRLSDAVRRAEQQLGVRLFHRTTRTVALTEVGRTLMERLLPAMNEVESALDDINRFRETPAGTLRLNVPVSASRLILPAIVPAFLARYPDIQLEVVAESNVQDVFRDGCDAGIRYDETLEQDVIALPIGPRQQRFALAASPAYLDQAGRPIHPHELIQHRCIRGRFASGVVPEWEFEKEGELLKVKPAGQLLVSIGSGMDLAVETAIAGGGILYLFEEWLKPAFESGKLEPVMQPWWLTFPGPWLYYPDRRLIPAPLRAFIDFVREAGS, from the coding sequence ATGAAGCTGGATATCACGCTGTTGCATGCAGTGGTAGCGGTTGCCAAAGCGGGTGGCTTTCGTGAGGCCGCGCGCGTCACCGGCAGTAACCCCTCACGTCTGAGCGATGCGGTGCGGCGTGCGGAGCAGCAGCTCGGCGTGAGGCTGTTCCACCGCACTACCCGAACCGTTGCGCTAACCGAAGTTGGCAGGACGCTGATGGAACGACTGCTGCCCGCCATGAACGAGGTAGAGTCTGCGCTGGATGACATCAATCGTTTCCGTGAAACGCCCGCAGGCACATTAAGGCTCAACGTGCCGGTCAGCGCCTCCCGGCTGATCCTGCCCGCTATCGTCCCCGCCTTTCTGGCCCGCTATCCTGACATTCAGCTGGAAGTGGTGGCGGAGAGCAACGTTCAGGATGTCTTCCGCGACGGATGTGACGCCGGGATCCGCTATGACGAAACGCTGGAGCAGGATGTGATAGCCCTTCCCATTGGTCCACGCCAGCAGCGTTTCGCCCTGGCTGCCTCTCCGGCCTATCTCGACCAGGCCGGGCGCCCCATCCACCCGCACGAGTTGATACAGCACCGCTGCATTCGCGGTCGGTTCGCCAGCGGCGTGGTGCCGGAGTGGGAATTCGAAAAAGAGGGCGAGCTGCTCAAGGTGAAACCGGCGGGCCAGCTGCTGGTAAGTATCGGCAGCGGCATGGATCTGGCCGTGGAGACAGCTATTGCGGGCGGCGGGATCCTCTACCTGTTTGAAGAGTGGCTCAAGCCGGCGTTTGAGAGCGGCAAGCTTGAACCGGTCATGCAGCCCTGGTGGCTGACGTTTCCTGGCCCCTGGCTCTATTATCCTGACCGCCGCCTGATCCCCGCCCCGCTGCGCGCCTTTATCGATTTTGTGCGTGAAGCTGGCAGCTAA
- a CDS encoding RcnB family protein gives MKKSGTVILSALLFATASLSAFAEGPQQGHDEQVKRPPQGSQQQHGQPEGHNAQPHQSEHREPQHQQSNHQQARHAEFHRGRPLPKKYRGESYQVTDWHKRGLKAPPAGHRWQNVDGNYVLIAVATGVITSIITHQ, from the coding sequence ATGAAAAAATCAGGCACTGTTATCCTTTCTGCGCTGCTGTTTGCCACCGCCAGCCTGAGCGCATTTGCTGAAGGTCCGCAGCAGGGTCATGACGAGCAGGTAAAGCGCCCACCGCAGGGCAGCCAGCAGCAGCATGGTCAGCCTGAGGGGCATAACGCACAGCCTCATCAGAGTGAGCATCGCGAGCCGCAGCACCAGCAGTCAAACCATCAGCAGGCACGCCATGCAGAATTCCACCGTGGCCGTCCGCTTCCGAAGAAGTATCGTGGTGAAAGTTATCAGGTTACCGACTGGCATAAACGTGGCCTGAAAGCCCCACCGGCCGGGCATCGCTGGCAGAACGTCGACGGCAACTACGTGCTGATCGCGGTGGCCACTGGCGTAATCACCTCAATTATCACGCATCAGTAA
- a CDS encoding aldo/keto reductase family oxidoreductase — protein MTVSLTYTLGDRQLNRMGYGAMQLAGPGVFGPPADEAAAVNVLRAAVASGVEMIDTSDFYGPHITNQLIKKALHPYASSLTLVTKVGCRRDEKGGWLPAFSAEELTRAVEENLHNLGLERLEVVNLRSMLNVHKPQEGSLEAPLAALLQLKERGLIRHIGLSNVTPKQVEDAQRMTPIACVQNLYNLANRQDDELVETLAKQGIAYVPFFPLGGFTPLQSAGLSEVAQALNATPMQVALAWLLQRSPNIMLIPGTSSVTHLQENMAAVRLTLSGEALETLNNMG, from the coding sequence ATGACTGTTTCACTCACTTATACGCTTGGCGATCGACAACTTAACCGGATGGGCTATGGCGCAATGCAGCTCGCCGGTCCTGGCGTTTTTGGCCCGCCCGCAGATGAAGCTGCCGCCGTGAATGTACTGCGCGCAGCCGTAGCGTCCGGCGTTGAAATGATCGATACGTCCGATTTTTACGGGCCGCATATCACTAACCAGCTGATCAAAAAAGCGCTGCACCCTTATGCCAGCTCGCTCACTCTGGTCACCAAAGTGGGCTGCCGTCGGGACGAAAAAGGGGGCTGGCTCCCCGCTTTTAGTGCCGAAGAGCTGACCCGTGCGGTAGAGGAGAACCTGCATAACCTCGGGCTGGAGAGGCTGGAGGTCGTCAACCTGCGGAGCATGTTAAACGTGCATAAACCTCAGGAAGGCTCTCTTGAAGCACCGCTGGCGGCGTTACTGCAGCTGAAAGAGCGTGGCCTGATCCGCCATATCGGTTTAAGCAACGTTACGCCGAAACAGGTTGAAGATGCTCAGCGGATGACGCCGATCGCCTGCGTGCAGAATCTCTATAATCTGGCGAACCGACAGGATGATGAGCTGGTGGAGACGCTGGCAAAACAGGGCATCGCCTATGTGCCGTTCTTCCCGCTGGGTGGATTTACGCCGTTGCAGTCTGCCGGGCTGTCTGAAGTCGCTCAGGCGCTGAATGCCACGCCAATGCAGGTAGCGCTCGCCTGGCTGTTGCAGCGCTCGCCAAATATTATGTTGATCCCGGGGACCTCATCGGTGACGCATCTGCAGGAGAATATGGCTGCCGTCAGGCTGACGTTGTCCGGGGAGGCGCTCGAAACACTGAACAATATGGGCTGA